A window of Gemmatimonadales bacterium contains these coding sequences:
- a CDS encoding nuclear transport factor 2 family protein produces the protein MPTSAEASDATRSLGRALVDTFGRGWSSGDTELLMSVFASQAVFIETPFSSPLNGSEAIRSYWQDVPLHQSEISFSSGEIFSVGPWFSAEFRCVFRRRRTGEWVDARGAMFCETNGEKVSEMRMYWHRSPAGQGS, from the coding sequence ATGCCCACGTCAGCCGAAGCTTCCGACGCGACCCGCTCGCTCGGCCGCGCCCTGGTCGACACCTTCGGGCGGGGGTGGAGCAGCGGCGACACCGAACTTCTGATGTCGGTCTTCGCCTCCCAGGCCGTGTTCATCGAAACCCCATTCTCGTCACCACTTAACGGATCGGAGGCCATTCGGTCGTACTGGCAGGACGTACCGCTGCACCAGTCGGAAATCAGCTTCTCGTCGGGCGAAATCTTCAGCGTAGGCCCCTGGTTCTCGGCGGAGTTCAGGTGCGTGTTCCGCCGCCGCAGGACCGGCGAATGGGTCGACGCCCGCGGGGCGATGTTCTGTGAGACGAACGGCGAAAAGGTGAGCGAGATGCGGATGTACTGGCACCGTTCCCCGGCGGGCCAGGGGTCATGA
- a CDS encoding ABC transporter ATP-binding protein → MTLLVGCELRKDYPMNGQTVHALRGVSLAVEPGEYVAIAGPSGSGKSTLLQLLGGIDAASSGWVELRGTRFDTLSDRELTRLRLHQLGFVFQRFHLLPVLTARENVELPMAEAGVARAERRRRALELLEYVGLAERADHRATQLSGGEMQRVAVARALANRPALILADEPTGELDAATGQELLALFRRLNADGATLVVVTHDERLAAEAGRVVHMLDGRIVK, encoded by the coding sequence ATGACCCTGCTCGTCGGTTGCGAGCTGCGAAAGGACTACCCGATGAACGGGCAGACGGTGCACGCGCTCCGCGGCGTGAGCCTCGCGGTCGAACCCGGCGAATACGTGGCGATCGCCGGCCCGTCAGGCAGCGGGAAGTCCACGCTGTTGCAGCTCCTGGGCGGCATCGACGCCGCGTCGTCCGGCTGGGTCGAGCTTCGCGGCACCCGGTTCGATACGCTCTCCGACCGCGAGCTCACGCGCCTCCGGCTGCACCAGCTCGGGTTCGTGTTCCAGCGCTTCCACTTGCTGCCGGTGCTCACCGCGCGCGAAAACGTCGAGCTGCCCATGGCCGAGGCGGGCGTCGCACGGGCGGAGCGGCGGCGGCGCGCGCTCGAGCTGCTGGAGTACGTGGGGCTCGCCGAGCGGGCAGACCATCGCGCCACCCAGCTCTCGGGCGGGGAAATGCAGCGGGTCGCCGTGGCGCGCGCGCTCGCCAACCGGCCCGCACTCATCCTGGCGGACGAGCCCACCGGCGAGCTGGACGCCGCCACCGGCCAGGAACTGCTCGCCCTCTTCCGCCGCCTCAACGCCGACGGCGCCACGCTCGTGGTCGTGACCCACGACGAGCGGCTCGCGGCCGAGGCCGGGCGAGTGGTTCACATGCTCGACGGGCGAATCGTGAAATGA
- a CDS encoding ABC transporter permease: protein MTGLGAGWRNLRRHPLRSALSIAGIAVASAMLLDMVLLSGGIERSFERLLLGRGFQIRISPKGTLPFDTEATLSNADRVVAALRADPDVAQAGGMLGASLYARTRDSLATLFGYGVDPAAQSLYTLLRGRDLTAGDTTGILLSEPAARAIHAALGDTVRIAGRLDPQMAHAGVNRPLAVRGIVRWLYDYRGQRSVGLTLLLMQRITDPAGGAAGGAAEARASAIVVRVRDGASVPAVAARLRARFPRLEVNSVAQLVEEFRGRLTYFRQLAYILGAISLLVAVLLIGTLLTITVNERLGEIATLRAIGVSRAHVVRQVLGEGATLTLLGGALGVLLGVVTAHYLDGILTSFPGLPAAISFFVPEPHALARAGIALVLAGSLAGLYPAWLAAAAPIAATLRAEAP, encoded by the coding sequence GTGACCGGCCTCGGCGCCGGGTGGCGCAACCTGCGGCGGCACCCGCTGCGTTCCGCGCTCTCCATCGCCGGCATCGCCGTCGCGTCGGCAATGCTGCTCGACATGGTGCTGTTGAGCGGCGGGATCGAGCGCTCCTTCGAGCGGCTCCTGCTCGGGCGCGGTTTCCAGATCCGCATCAGCCCCAAGGGCACGCTCCCGTTCGACACCGAAGCGACGCTCTCGAATGCCGATCGCGTCGTCGCGGCACTCCGCGCCGATCCCGACGTCGCGCAGGCGGGCGGGATGCTCGGCGCGTCGCTCTACGCCCGGACTCGCGATTCGCTCGCCACCCTCTTCGGCTACGGCGTGGACCCGGCCGCGCAGTCGCTCTACACACTGCTCCGGGGCCGCGATCTCACGGCAGGTGATACGACGGGTATCCTCCTGAGCGAGCCCGCGGCCCGTGCCATCCACGCGGCGTTGGGCGACACGGTGCGCATCGCCGGCCGCCTCGACCCGCAGATGGCGCACGCCGGAGTGAATCGCCCGCTCGCCGTGCGCGGCATCGTGCGCTGGCTCTATGACTATCGTGGGCAGCGCTCGGTGGGCTTGACGCTGCTGCTGATGCAGCGGATAACCGATCCTGCGGGCGGCGCCGCGGGCGGCGCGGCCGAGGCGCGGGCGTCGGCGATCGTCGTCCGGGTGCGCGACGGCGCGAGCGTGCCCGCCGTTGCGGCGCGGCTCCGTGCCCGGTTTCCGCGGCTCGAGGTGAACAGCGTGGCCCAGCTGGTCGAGGAGTTTCGCGGGCGTCTCACCTACTTCCGCCAGCTTGCCTACATCCTCGGCGCCATCAGTCTGCTGGTCGCGGTGCTGCTCATCGGGACGCTGCTCACCATCACGGTGAACGAACGCCTGGGCGAGATCGCCACCCTCCGCGCCATCGGCGTGAGCCGGGCCCACGTGGTGCGCCAGGTGCTCGGCGAAGGCGCCACGCTCACGCTTCTGGGCGGCGCGCTGGGCGTGCTCCTCGGCGTAGTCACCGCGCATTATCTGGACGGAATCCTCACCAGCTTCCCGGGCCTCCCGGCGGCGATCTCGTTCTTCGTACCCGAACCGCACGCGCTCGCGCGCGCGGGTATCGCGCTGGTCCTTGCCGGCTCGCTCGCGGGCCTCTACCCCGCCTGGCTCGCCGCCGCCGCGCCCATCGCGGCGACGCTCCGCGCGGAGGCCCCATGA
- a CDS encoding ABC transporter permease, translated as MTAAAQLPGVAVERSLAQDLGLRVGDTLRLGPTPDSLRMHAVVAAVYEPAADPSTITRRERHLRLHLPALARLLGAPDRVDRFGVALDSGVTPARAAALLNRAAFGFRAYPSAQIASESSETFLVVSRFHRAIAVITTAAGAVFLLCIMLLKVEERRLDAAVMRFVGVRRRTIFAALLIEAAAIAVLGSLVGVAFAYVAGAATNAYYRRFFDTTLTFSLVTPGIVAFGVALSLALGLGAGAIAAWRLVRTRPLVLWGRG; from the coding sequence GTGACGGCGGCGGCCCAGCTTCCAGGTGTGGCGGTCGAGCGGTCGCTCGCGCAAGACTTGGGCCTTCGGGTGGGTGATACGCTGCGCCTGGGCCCCACGCCTGATTCGCTCCGGATGCATGCGGTGGTCGCCGCCGTGTACGAGCCCGCCGCGGACCCGTCCACCATCACCCGCCGCGAGCGCCATCTGCGCCTGCACCTGCCCGCCCTCGCCCGGCTCCTGGGCGCGCCGGATCGGGTGGACCGGTTCGGCGTCGCGCTCGACTCGGGTGTGACGCCCGCGCGCGCCGCCGCGTTGCTCAACCGCGCCGCGTTCGGATTCCGCGCCTATCCGTCCGCCCAAATCGCGAGCGAGAGCTCCGAGACCTTTCTCGTCGTGAGCCGGTTCCACCGCGCCATCGCCGTCATCACGACAGCCGCGGGCGCGGTCTTCCTGCTCTGCATCATGCTGCTCAAAGTCGAGGAGCGCCGGCTCGACGCGGCGGTCATGCGGTTCGTGGGCGTCCGGCGGCGCACGATCTTCGCGGCGCTCCTCATCGAGGCCGCCGCCATCGCGGTGCTGGGCTCGCTCGTGGGCGTGGCCTTCGCGTACGTGGCCGGCGCCGCGACCAACGCCTACTACCGCCGCTTCTTCGATACGACGCTCACGTTCTCGCTCGTGACACCGGGCATCGTAGCCTTCGGCGTGGCGCTCTCGCTGGCGCTCGGCCTCGGGGCGGGCGCCATCGCGGCATGGCGCCTCGTGCGCACGCGGCCGCTCGTGCTGTGGGGGCGCGGGTGA
- a CDS encoding 3-hydroxyacyl-CoA dehydrogenase NAD-binding domain-containing protein has protein sequence MIGAGHRGRGWAALALSRGWPVSLYDPESALLQKAWNEVGDRIRRLTDLGRADPLVAAGAVATMRVGRSLLHAVGDADWVLDVMPLDLPAKQRLLEQIEQVAPQSAITVSHTSTMSASALCGRLRRPGHFLVAYSMDPVELIPLVEVIPGPLTDPFCTVKVQRWLDSLDRRTVLLKREVPGTATMRIAAAVWRECIGLVLDGVMELEDVDRLVSLGPALAWAVGGPYLSQVMNAGSRGPGIFMNEMLQVHEELWGKLASWRHLSTEDRQRLIKMVERTYAGEPAEMRQQRDRFIARLLDAMERSQGAAAPLEAEEFPPLADSEPVR, from the coding sequence GTGATCGGCGCGGGCCACCGCGGGCGCGGCTGGGCCGCGCTGGCGCTGAGCCGCGGGTGGCCGGTGTCGCTCTACGACCCCGAGTCCGCGCTGCTGCAAAAGGCGTGGAACGAGGTGGGCGACCGCATCCGCCGGCTCACCGATCTCGGCCGGGCGGACCCGCTGGTGGCCGCCGGCGCGGTGGCCACGATGCGGGTGGGCCGGAGTCTGCTCCACGCCGTGGGCGACGCCGACTGGGTGCTCGACGTGATGCCCCTTGACCTGCCGGCCAAGCAGCGACTCCTGGAGCAGATCGAGCAGGTGGCGCCGCAGTCGGCGATCACGGTGAGCCACACGAGCACCATGTCCGCCAGCGCGCTCTGCGGCCGGCTCCGGCGGCCGGGGCACTTCCTGGTGGCCTATTCGATGGATCCCGTCGAGTTGATCCCGCTGGTCGAGGTCATCCCCGGCCCGCTCACCGATCCGTTCTGCACGGTCAAGGTTCAACGCTGGCTCGACTCGCTCGACCGCCGGACGGTGTTGCTCAAGCGCGAGGTGCCGGGCACGGCGACGATGCGGATCGCGGCCGCGGTCTGGCGCGAGTGCATTGGGCTCGTGCTCGACGGCGTGATGGAGCTGGAAGACGTGGATCGGCTGGTTTCGCTCGGGCCGGCGCTCGCGTGGGCCGTGGGCGGCCCGTACCTCTCGCAGGTGATGAACGCGGGATCGCGCGGGCCGGGGATCTTCATGAACGAGATGCTCCAGGTGCACGAGGAGCTGTGGGGCAAGCTCGCGAGCTGGCGCCACCTCTCGACCGAAGATCGGCAGCGGCTCATCAAGATGGTCGAGCGGACCTATGCCGGCGAGCCGGCGGAGATGCGCCAGCAGCGCGACCGGTTCATCGCGCGCCTGCTGGACGCGATGGAGCGCTCGCAGGGCGCGGCGGCTCCGCTCGAAGCAGAGGAGTTTCCTCCGTTGGCGGACTCGGAGCCGGTGCGCTGA
- a CDS encoding ATP-dependent DNA helicase RecQ, with protein sequence MIRRAPADPLRFGMASPQSRICADPLTRALSEQFGLASFRPGQREAAEAVLEGRDLVAVMPTGAGKSLCFQLPALLLDGTTVVISPLIALMKDQVDRLRVHGIGAAAVHSGLAPAERDAAEQALAGGRLRLVYVAPERLGSPSFRAALARARPARLVVDEAHCISQWGHDFRPDYRRLAGLKSELGVAAAAFTATATPAVRADIAEQLGLERPVELVTGFERPNLTLAVESCRTWADKSAAIRRLLDAVGTPGLLYAATRKNVERWAEFLESLGLRAGRYHAGLPDEERTRVQEDFRHGRLDVVAASNAFGMGIDKADLRFVVHADVPGSIEAYYQEAGRAGRDGLPSRCTLLFSPADVRTQEFFLAGANPSPAVLREVWSWLAADTTDEEIERRTGGDALARMAAAGAARLLRRLADARGRRPGEGDLPVDLAQQHAKAERDRERLDTMLRYAFGRVCRTRFIYDYFAGAARGGAAPRCGTCDICLGWHRAAGRPLTDLEYERVRIALSGVGRLSGRFGVERIAQMLIGSRTREVVSRGLDRIPTYGRLDSMRLDEVKELLSMLADVGLLERRGLEGGRPGMSVLALTPEGREVALGAVRPELPLPSRTAAKTSRATSGRSSAGFATAPASSDPPSAAPDPDLVARLKAWRTAEARARGVPPYVVFADRALEAIASARPETRPALLAVKGVGPMKLEAYGDAVLGIVSAPAPSPPTEETPLLRAEPPRPASAPSRPAGAR encoded by the coding sequence ATGATCCGCCGGGCGCCGGCCGATCCGTTACGTTTCGGCATGGCGTCACCCCAATCTCGCATTTGCGCCGATCCGCTCACTCGGGCGCTCTCCGAGCAATTCGGCCTCGCCAGCTTCCGCCCCGGCCAGCGTGAGGCCGCCGAGGCGGTGCTCGAAGGGCGCGATCTCGTCGCGGTGATGCCCACCGGGGCCGGCAAGTCGCTCTGCTTCCAGCTTCCCGCGCTACTGCTCGACGGCACCACGGTGGTCATCTCGCCGCTCATCGCCCTGATGAAGGACCAGGTGGATCGCCTCCGTGTGCACGGCATCGGCGCGGCCGCGGTGCATTCCGGCCTGGCACCCGCCGAGCGCGACGCGGCCGAGCAGGCGCTGGCCGGCGGTCGCCTCCGGCTCGTGTACGTCGCCCCCGAGCGGCTCGGCAGCCCGTCGTTCAGGGCGGCGCTCGCGCGCGCTCGTCCCGCGCGGCTCGTCGTCGACGAGGCGCACTGCATCAGCCAGTGGGGTCACGATTTTCGTCCGGACTACCGCCGCCTCGCCGGCCTCAAGTCCGAGCTCGGCGTCGCGGCGGCGGCGTTCACTGCCACGGCGACGCCGGCCGTCCGCGCGGATATCGCAGAGCAGCTTGGACTCGAGCGGCCGGTCGAGCTGGTCACCGGCTTCGAGCGGCCCAACCTCACGCTCGCCGTCGAGAGCTGCCGCACCTGGGCGGACAAATCGGCCGCCATCCGCCGGCTCCTCGATGCGGTCGGCACGCCGGGTCTCCTCTATGCCGCCACCCGCAAGAACGTGGAGCGGTGGGCCGAATTTCTCGAAAGCCTCGGCCTCCGCGCCGGCCGATACCACGCGGGTCTGCCGGACGAAGAGCGGACCCGCGTGCAGGAGGATTTCCGCCACGGCCGGCTCGACGTCGTGGCGGCGAGCAATGCATTCGGCATGGGCATCGACAAGGCGGACCTCCGCTTCGTGGTCCACGCCGATGTGCCCGGCAGCATCGAGGCCTATTACCAGGAGGCCGGGCGCGCGGGCCGCGACGGTCTTCCCTCGCGCTGCACGCTGCTCTTCTCGCCGGCCGACGTGCGCACCCAGGAGTTCTTTCTTGCGGGGGCCAATCCGTCGCCCGCGGTGCTGCGCGAGGTGTGGAGCTGGCTCGCCGCCGACACCACCGACGAGGAGATCGAGCGCCGCACCGGTGGCGACGCGCTCGCTCGTATGGCCGCGGCCGGAGCCGCGCGGTTGCTCCGGCGCCTCGCCGATGCGCGCGGGCGCCGGCCGGGCGAGGGCGACTTGCCGGTGGATCTGGCACAGCAGCACGCCAAGGCGGAGCGCGACCGCGAGCGGCTCGATACCATGCTCCGCTACGCGTTCGGCCGAGTCTGCCGTACGCGCTTCATCTACGACTACTTCGCGGGCGCCGCGCGAGGTGGCGCGGCGCCTCGCTGCGGCACCTGCGACATCTGCCTGGGCTGGCATCGCGCGGCCGGCCGGCCGCTCACCGACCTGGAGTACGAGCGGGTGCGCATCGCGCTCTCGGGCGTGGGCCGTCTCTCGGGCCGCTTCGGGGTGGAGCGGATCGCGCAGATGCTCATCGGGAGCCGCACGCGCGAGGTCGTGAGCCGCGGGCTCGACCGAATCCCGACTTATGGCCGGCTCGACTCGATGCGGCTCGACGAGGTGAAGGAGCTGCTGAGCATGTTGGCCGACGTGGGTTTGCTCGAGCGGCGGGGACTCGAAGGCGGCCGGCCGGGAATGAGCGTGCTCGCGCTCACGCCGGAGGGGCGCGAAGTGGCGCTCGGCGCCGTGCGGCCGGAGCTGCCGTTGCCGTCGCGCACAGCGGCGAAAACATCCCGTGCCACGTCCGGCAGATCGTCGGCCGGCTTCGCTACAGCGCCTGCCAGCTCCGATCCGCCTTCCGCCGCACCCGACCCTGATCTGGTCGCGCGGCTCAAGGCCTGGCGTACGGCTGAGGCGCGGGCGCGCGGCGTGCCGCCGTACGTCGTCTTCGCCGACCGGGCGCTGGAGGCCATCGCGTCCGCGCGTCCGGAAACGAGACCAGCGCTGCTGGCGGTGAAGGGGGTTGGTCCGATGAAACTCGAGGCCTACGGAGACGCGGTGCTCGGAATCGTCAGCGCACCGGCTCCGAGTCCGCCAACGGAGGAAACTCCTCTGCTTCGAGCGGAGCCGCCGCGCCCTGCGAGCGCTCCATCGCGTCCAGCAGGCGCGCGATGA
- the rpsD gene encoding 30S ribosomal protein S4: protein MDLNGPKIKIARRLGITLTPKSAKYLDRRPYPPGQHGQSRRPGKQSNYKRQLLEKQRLRAQYNIGERQLRNYFIRAAAIPGNTAGTLVQLLETRLDAVVLRAGFARTVFAARQYVRHGHILVNGRRTSVPAYEVRPGDVVSVAERSRGIPQIVDATRAGGKPPGYLEVEPEAFRVRLRELPSADQVPIVCALPLVIEYYSR, encoded by the coding sequence ATGGACCTCAACGGACCCAAGATCAAGATCGCGCGCCGGCTCGGCATCACGCTCACGCCCAAGTCGGCCAAGTACCTCGACCGGCGACCCTACCCCCCGGGCCAGCACGGCCAGAGTCGCCGGCCCGGCAAGCAGTCGAACTACAAGCGCCAGCTCCTGGAGAAGCAGCGGCTCCGCGCCCAGTACAACATCGGCGAGCGCCAGCTTCGGAACTATTTCATCCGTGCCGCGGCCATTCCGGGCAACACGGCCGGCACGCTGGTGCAGCTGCTCGAGACCCGGCTCGATGCGGTGGTGCTCCGCGCCGGCTTTGCCCGCACCGTCTTCGCCGCGCGCCAGTACGTGCGCCATGGACACATTCTGGTGAATGGCCGGCGGACGAGCGTGCCAGCCTACGAGGTGCGGCCGGGCGACGTGGTCTCGGTGGCGGAGCGGAGTCGCGGCATTCCGCAGATCGTGGATGCCACTCGCGCCGGGGGCAAGCCGCCCGGCTATCTCGAGGTCGAGCCCGAGGCCTTCCGCGTCCGTTTGAGAGAGCTGCCGTCGGCCGATCAGGTGCCCATCGTCTGCGCGTTGCCGCTCGTCATCGAGTACTACTCGCGGTGA
- a CDS encoding Nramp family divalent metal transporter, producing MTATTARPPDAAGWRYPRHTKSLPESHGTVEVPKGIAFWRKALAFAGPGYMVAVGYMDPGNWATDLAGGAGFGYTLLSVILLSNLMAILLQALALKLGLVTGRDLAQACRDDYSRPVSFMLWVLCEIAIAACDLAEVIGSAIALNLLFGIPLIWGVCLTALDVLLILLLQHRGFRWLEAFVIALVATIGLCFAVELALARPALAAVAAGLVPTTRIVTDPAMLYIAIGILGATVMPHNLYLHSSIVQTRAVAPEPAARREAIRFATLDSTLALLFAFCINAAILILAAATFHLTGHQDVADIGNAYHLLTPLLGTTLASGLFAIALLASGQNSTITGTLAGQIVMEGFLDIRLPPWLRRLITRLIAIVPAVIVTALYGERGTGALLILSQVILSLQLSFAVIPLVKFTSDKRKMGGFANGPLLRASAWAVAVAIAALNGWLILQTLRSWLG from the coding sequence ATGACCGCGACCACGGCCCGCCCGCCCGACGCGGCAGGCTGGCGCTATCCGCGCCACACCAAGAGCCTGCCCGAATCGCACGGCACCGTGGAGGTGCCCAAGGGCATCGCGTTCTGGCGCAAGGCGCTCGCCTTTGCCGGCCCGGGCTACATGGTGGCGGTGGGCTACATGGACCCGGGCAACTGGGCCACCGATCTCGCCGGCGGCGCCGGGTTCGGCTACACGCTTCTCAGCGTGATCCTGCTCTCCAATCTGATGGCGATCCTGCTCCAGGCGCTCGCCTTGAAGCTCGGGTTAGTGACCGGGCGCGATCTGGCGCAGGCCTGTCGCGACGACTACTCCCGCCCCGTGAGCTTCATGCTCTGGGTGCTCTGCGAGATTGCAATCGCCGCCTGCGACCTGGCCGAGGTGATCGGCTCCGCGATCGCGCTCAACCTGCTCTTCGGGATTCCGCTCATATGGGGCGTGTGCCTCACCGCGCTCGACGTGCTGCTCATCCTTCTCTTGCAGCACCGCGGCTTCCGCTGGCTCGAGGCGTTCGTCATCGCGCTGGTGGCCACGATCGGGCTCTGCTTTGCCGTCGAGCTGGCGCTCGCGCGCCCCGCGCTCGCGGCGGTTGCCGCCGGCCTCGTGCCGACCACGCGGATCGTCACCGATCCGGCGATGCTCTACATCGCGATCGGCATCCTGGGTGCCACCGTGATGCCCCACAACCTTTACCTGCACTCGTCGATCGTGCAGACCCGCGCCGTGGCGCCCGAGCCCGCCGCGCGGCGCGAGGCCATCCGCTTTGCGACGCTGGATTCGACGCTGGCGCTGCTCTTCGCCTTCTGCATCAACGCGGCGATCCTCATTCTCGCCGCGGCGACGTTCCATCTGACCGGCCACCAGGACGTGGCCGACATCGGCAACGCCTATCATCTACTCACGCCGCTGCTGGGTACCACGCTTGCGAGCGGGCTCTTTGCCATCGCACTTCTCGCCTCGGGGCAGAACTCCACGATCACGGGCACGCTCGCGGGGCAGATCGTGATGGAAGGTTTCCTCGACATCCGGCTGCCGCCCTGGCTCCGCCGGCTCATCACCCGGCTCATCGCCATCGTGCCGGCGGTGATCGTGACCGCGCTCTACGGCGAGCGCGGCACCGGTGCGCTGCTCATCCTGAGCCAGGTGATTCTGAGCTTGCAGCTCTCGTTCGCGGTGATTCCCCTGGTGAAGTTCACCAGCGACAAGCGTAAGATGGGCGGCTTTGCCAACGGGCCGTTGCTCCGCGCCTCGGCCTGGGCGGTCGCGGTGGCGATCGCGGCGCTCAACGGCTGGCTGATTCTCCAGACGTTGCGGTCCTGGCTGGGCTGA
- a CDS encoding metal-dependent transcriptional regulator, whose product MNALAGSDTLTRSVEDYLKAIYRLSPEGQPASTSDIAHLLELSAPSVSGMVKRLSEQGLLEHLPYKGVQLTPEGRRAALRMVRRHRLIEAYLVGFLGYSWDTVHDEAERLEHSVSDTLVERMAAALGNPGADPHGDPIPAPDGSVDELVGIPLADVPAGDTVELRRVDVRWPDRLRYLASIGLQPGASVTVVDRQPFDGPITLNVDGIERVIGHELGRALYCSPVEPTRESAPDSR is encoded by the coding sequence ATGAACGCACTCGCCGGCTCCGATACCCTGACCCGATCGGTCGAGGACTACCTCAAGGCCATCTACCGGCTCTCGCCCGAGGGGCAGCCCGCGTCTACCAGCGATATCGCGCACCTCCTCGAGCTCTCCGCACCTTCCGTGAGCGGGATGGTGAAGCGCCTCTCGGAGCAGGGGCTGCTCGAGCACCTGCCTTACAAGGGCGTCCAGCTCACCCCCGAAGGCCGCCGCGCCGCGCTCCGCATGGTGCGCCGCCATCGGCTCATCGAGGCCTACCTCGTCGGCTTTCTCGGATACTCCTGGGACACGGTGCACGACGAGGCCGAGCGCCTCGAGCATTCGGTGTCCGACACGCTCGTCGAGCGCATGGCCGCCGCGCTCGGCAACCCCGGCGCGGATCCCCACGGCGACCCGATCCCGGCACCCGACGGCTCGGTCGACGAGCTGGTCGGCATTCCGCTCGCCGACGTGCCGGCGGGAGACACGGTCGAGCTTCGCCGCGTCGACGTCCGCTGGCCCGACCGGCTCCGCTATCTCGCTTCCATCGGTCTCCAGCCCGGCGCGTCGGTGACCGTTGTGGATCGGCAGCCGTTCGACGGCCCCATCACGCTCAACGTGGACGGCATCGAGCGCGTGATCGGCCACGAGCTGGGGCGCGCGCTCTACTGCTCGCCTGTCGAACCGACGCGGGAATCGGCACCCGACTCCCGATGA
- a CDS encoding CoA pyrophosphatase → MPFTQPLSEPFAGIADRLAQHAPHEATDSGALWAAVALVLVPGPVSLLLIRRAEREGDPWSGQVGLPGGRRSAADADLLRTAMRETREEVGLALDSARPLGRLDDIAPMTPTLPPIAVRPFVFALDRRLPLTPNGEVASAHWIELGRLFAPDAMRETEVAIRGTRRVVPAYLVDDLVVWGMTHRILGLLSRTLAE, encoded by the coding sequence GTGCCATTCACACAGCCACTGAGCGAGCCGTTCGCCGGGATCGCTGATCGTCTCGCGCAGCACGCGCCGCACGAGGCCACCGATTCCGGTGCGCTGTGGGCGGCGGTGGCACTCGTGCTCGTACCCGGGCCGGTCTCGCTGCTGCTCATCCGCCGCGCGGAGCGCGAGGGCGATCCCTGGTCCGGTCAGGTGGGTCTGCCCGGAGGTCGGCGGAGCGCCGCCGACGCCGACCTGCTCCGCACGGCAATGCGCGAGACGAGGGAAGAGGTGGGTCTCGCGCTCGACTCCGCCCGCCCGCTCGGCCGGCTGGACGACATCGCGCCCATGACGCCTACGCTCCCGCCCATTGCCGTTCGCCCATTCGTCTTCGCGCTCGACCGCCGCCTGCCCCTCACACCGAACGGCGAGGTCGCCTCGGCCCACTGGATTGAGCTCGGCCGGCTCTTCGCACCGGATGCGATGCGCGAGACCGAAGTTGCCATCCGCGGCACCCGCCGCGTGGTCCCGGCCTATCTGGTCGATGACCTCGTCGTCTGGGGCATGACCCACCGGATACTGGGACTCCTCTCCCGCACGCTCGCCGAGTAG
- a CDS encoding zinc ribbon domain-containing protein, producing the protein MPIYDFRCAACGAEFERLVRTDTNVACPSCDGRKVERLMSLPAPPASAGKAADFSKLGPPPGGGCCGGACHSHSH; encoded by the coding sequence ATGCCCATCTACGATTTCCGCTGCGCCGCCTGCGGCGCCGAGTTCGAGCGACTGGTTCGCACCGACACCAACGTCGCCTGCCCGAGCTGTGACGGCCGCAAGGTCGAGCGCCTCATGTCGCTCCCTGCACCGCCCGCATCGGCCGGCAAAGCGGCCGATTTCAGCAAGCTCGGTCCGCCGCCCGGCGGCGGCTGCTGCGGCGGCGCGTGCCATTCACACAGCCACTGA
- a CDS encoding alpha/beta fold hydrolase, whose amino-acid sequence MATPTLTRHTLPGALGEILIDVRAGGRASPRAAVVVIPGFKGFKDWGMFPPLGERLAAAGFTAVSLNPSGSGVDDSGEFVWPERFGHNTFSAEQADVAAVLGGLAAGAFDIAPPTRIGLVGHSRGGGAAILTAARDARVRALVTWAAISTVERWTDRAELDQWRAAGRLDVINSRTGQVLPLYLDVLDDVERHAHGALDIVAAAAQITAPWLLIHGTDDPSVPFIEAERLARAQPAARFVPVEGAAHTFGAAHPWRGSTPALDLVMTETVSWLSRHLL is encoded by the coding sequence ATGGCCACGCCCACGCTCACCCGGCACACGCTTCCCGGCGCCCTCGGCGAGATCCTGATCGACGTGCGCGCCGGCGGGCGCGCATCGCCCCGTGCGGCGGTGGTCGTGATCCCCGGGTTCAAGGGCTTCAAGGATTGGGGCATGTTCCCGCCGCTCGGCGAGCGCCTCGCCGCCGCGGGATTCACCGCGGTGTCGCTCAATCCGAGCGGCAGCGGCGTCGACGATAGCGGCGAGTTCGTCTGGCCCGAGCGCTTCGGCCACAACACCTTCTCCGCCGAGCAGGCCGATGTAGCCGCGGTGCTCGGCGGGCTCGCGGCCGGCGCCTTCGACATCGCGCCGCCCACGCGCATCGGGCTCGTGGGCCACTCCCGCGGGGGCGGCGCGGCCATTCTCACCGCCGCGCGCGACGCACGGGTGCGCGCGCTCGTCACCTGGGCCGCGATCTCGACCGTGGAGCGGTGGACCGATCGCGCGGAACTCGACCAGTGGCGCGCGGCCGGGCGACTCGACGTCATCAACAGCCGCACCGGCCAGGTGCTGCCGCTCTATCTCGACGTGCTGGACGATGTCGAGCGCCATGCGCACGGCGCGCTCGACATTGTCGCCGCCGCCGCGCAAATCACGGCGCCCTGGCTCCTCATCCACGGCACCGACGATCCATCGGTCCCATTTATCGAGGCCGAGCGCCTCGCACGCGCGCAACCTGCCGCCCGCTTCGTCCCCGTCGAGGGCGCCGCGCACACCTTCGGCGCCGCGCACCCCTGGCGCGGCTCGACGCCGGCGCTCGATCTCGTGATGACGGAGACGGTCTCCTGGCTCAGCCGCCACCTGCTCTAG